A genomic stretch from Heptranchias perlo isolate sHepPer1 chromosome 28, sHepPer1.hap1, whole genome shotgun sequence includes:
- the srsf1b gene encoding serine/arginine-rich splicing factor 1B, whose protein sequence is MQNHSGVIRGPAGNNDCRIYVGNLPPDIRTKDIEDVFYKYGSIRDIDLKNRRGGPPFAFVEFEDPRDAEDAVYGRDGYDYDGYRLRVEFPRSGRGTGRGGGGGGGGGGGQTPRGRYGPPSRRSEYRVVVSGLPPSGSWQDLKDHMREAGDVCYADVFRDGTGVVEFVRKEDMSYAVRKLDNTKFRSHEGETAYIRVKVDGPRSPSYGRSRSRSRSRTRSRSRSRSRSRSYSPRRSRGSPRYSPRHSRSRSRS, encoded by the exons ATGCAGAACCACAGCGGCGTGATCCGGGGCCCGGCGGGGAACAACGACTGTCGAATATACGTAGGCAACCTACCGCCGGACATCCGGACGAAAGATATCGAAGATGTGTTCTACAAGTACGGCAGCATCAGGGACATCGATCTGAAGAACCGCCGTGGCGGCCCACCCTTCGCCTTCGTCGAGTTTGAAGACCCGAG AGATGCGGAGGATGCTGTGTATGGTCGAGATGGTTACGATTACGATGGCTACCGTCTGCGTGTTGAATTTCCACGGAGTGGGCGAGGGACTGGAAgagggggcggtggtggtggcggcggtggtggtgggcAAACACCAAGGGGAAGATACGGGCCCCCCTCTAGGCGTTCGGAATACAGAGTGGTAGTTTCAG ggcttcctccaagtggtagtTGGCAGGATTTGAAAGATCACATGCGGGAAGCAGGTGATGTATGTTACGCTGATGTTTTCCGTGATGGAACTGGTGTCGTGGAGTTTGTTCGCAAAGAAGATATGAGCTATGCAGTGCGAAAACTGGATAACACAAAATTCCGATCTCACGAG GGAGAAACAGCATATATCCGTGTGAAAGTTGATGGTCCAAGAAGTCCAAGCTATGGAAGATCTCGTTCACGTAGCCGCAGTCGAACCAGAAGCCGTAGCCGAAGTCGCAGCAGAAGCCGTAGTTACTCTCCCAGACGAAGCAGAGGATCTCCCCGCTACTCGCCCCGTCATAGCAGATCACGCTCGCGTAGCTAG